From one Clostridium cylindrosporum DSM 605 genomic stretch:
- the fdhF gene encoding formate dehydrogenase subunit alpha, with the protein MEKKVLTVCPYCGAGCKLNLVVKDGQVIRAEAADGRTNQGTLCLKGRYGWDFLNDPKLISGRLKNPMIRKGGKHSELEEVSWDEAISFVAEKLNKIKKEYGPDSIMVAGSARGPGNEANYVIQKFARAAIGTNNIDHCARVUHAPSVAGLATTLGGGAMTNSIPEIEDTDLLFVFGYNAADSHPIVARRVVRAKEKGAKIISVDPRMTETGRISDMWLQLKNGTNMALVNAFGNVLINEGLYNKEYVEKYAEGFEEYKKTVEKYTPEYAEEITGVKADDIREAMRAYAGAKNAMILYGMGVCQFAQAVDVVKGLAALPILTGNLGRPNVGIGPVRGQNNVQGTCDMGVLPNEFPGYQKVTDDAAREKFEKAWGVKLSGEIGMKLTEVPHAAIEDHRVKAYYIVGEDPVQSDPYTSEIIETLENIDFVVVQDIFMNKTAMYADVILPSTSWGEHEGVYSCADRGFQRFHKAVEPKGNVKTDWQIVSEVSTAMGYPMSYKNTEEIWNELLSVAPLFAGATYEKLEKLGGVQWPCATAESKGTPYLYEGNKFTTPTGKAQLVAAEWREPGDKLTEEFPLILSTVREVGHYSVRTMTGNCRALTELADEPGLIQINPEDAKKYKIKDGELVKVTSRRGTTITRASITERAKKGATYMTYQWWVGACNELTSGHLDPVSKTPEFKYTAVKLEKIDDQVAAEKEIVDRYNDYKKKFGAKVAE; encoded by the coding sequence ATGGAAAAGAAAGTGTTGACGGTATGTCCATATTGCGGAGCAGGCTGTAAACTAAACCTTGTTGTTAAAGACGGACAAGTTATAAGAGCAGAAGCAGCAGACGGTAGAACAAATCAAGGAACACTATGTCTAAAAGGACGTTATGGATGGGATTTCCTAAACGATCCTAAGCTAATATCAGGAAGATTAAAGAATCCTATGATAAGAAAAGGTGGAAAACATAGTGAACTTGAAGAAGTATCATGGGATGAAGCTATAAGCTTTGTTGCTGAAAAGCTAAATAAAATAAAGAAAGAATATGGTCCAGACTCAATAATGGTTGCAGGTTCAGCCAGAGGACCAGGAAATGAAGCAAATTATGTAATCCAAAAGTTTGCAAGAGCAGCTATTGGAACTAACAATATAGACCACTGTGCGAGAGTCTGACATGCGCCTTCAGTAGCAGGTCTTGCTACAACACTTGGTGGCGGTGCCATGACAAACTCAATACCAGAAATTGAAGATACTGATCTATTATTTGTATTTGGATACAACGCAGCAGATTCACATCCAATCGTTGCTAGAAGAGTAGTTAGAGCAAAAGAAAAGGGTGCTAAGATAATCAGCGTTGACCCAAGAATGACTGAAACAGGTAGAATATCTGACATGTGGCTTCAGCTTAAAAACGGAACAAACATGGCATTAGTTAATGCTTTTGGTAACGTTTTAATCAATGAAGGTCTTTATAATAAAGAATACGTTGAAAAATACGCTGAAGGTTTTGAAGAATATAAGAAGACAGTTGAAAAGTATACTCCTGAGTATGCTGAAGAAATTACAGGTGTTAAGGCTGATGACATCAGAGAAGCTATGAGAGCTTACGCTGGAGCTAAAAATGCTATGATTCTTTACGGAATGGGTGTTTGCCAATTTGCTCAAGCGGTTGATGTTGTTAAGGGTCTTGCAGCACTACCTATATTAACAGGAAACCTTGGTAGACCAAATGTTGGTATAGGACCAGTTCGTGGGCAAAACAACGTTCAAGGAACTTGTGATATGGGGGTACTACCTAATGAATTCCCAGGATATCAAAAGGTTACTGACGATGCTGCACGTGAAAAATTCGAAAAGGCTTGGGGAGTTAAGCTTTCAGGAGAAATCGGTATGAAGCTAACAGAAGTACCTCATGCTGCGATTGAAGATCACAGAGTTAAGGCTTACTACATTGTTGGAGAAGATCCAGTACAAAGTGATCCTTACACAAGTGAAATTATAGAAACTCTTGAAAACATAGACTTCGTTGTTGTTCAAGATATATTCATGAACAAAACAGCTATGTATGCTGACGTTATACTTCCATCTACTTCTTGGGGAGAGCATGAAGGAGTATACAGCTGTGCTGATAGAGGATTCCAAAGATTCCATAAGGCAGTTGAACCTAAGGGTAATGTAAAAACTGACTGGCAAATAGTTTCAGAAGTATCTACAGCTATGGGATATCCTATGAGCTACAAGAATACTGAAGAAATTTGGAATGAACTTCTAAGCGTTGCTCCACTATTTGCAGGTGCAACATACGAAAAGCTTGAAAAACTTGGTGGTGTTCAATGGCCATGTGCTACAGCGGAAAGTAAGGGTACACCATACCTATATGAAGGTAACAAGTTTACAACTCCAACAGGAAAGGCACAACTAGTAGCGGCTGAATGGAGAGAGCCAGGCGATAAGCTAACAGAAGAGTTCCCACTTATACTTTCAACAGTTAGAGAAGTTGGACACTACTCAGTTAGAACAATGACAGGTAATTGTAGAGCACTAACTGAACTTGCTGATGAGCCAGGACTAATCCAAATCAACCCAGAAGATGCTAAGAAGTACAAAATAAAGGATGGAGAACTAGTTAAGGTAACTTCAAGACGTGGAACTACTATAACTAGAGCATCAATTACTGAAAGAGCTAAGAAGGGTGCAACTTACATGACTTACCAATGGTGGGTAGGAGCATGTAATGAACTAACAAGTGGTCACTTAGATCCTGTAAGTAAGACACCAGAGTTTAAGTATACTGCTGTTAAGCTTGAAAAGATTGATGATCAAGTAGCAGCTGAAAAAGAAATTGTAGATAGATACAATGACTACAAGAAGAAGTTCGGTGCTAAGGTAGCGGAATAA
- the fdhF gene encoding formate dehydrogenase subunit alpha, with amino-acid sequence MEEKILTTCPYCGTGCQLYLVVKDGEIIRAEGADGRTNEGTLCLKGRYGWDFLNDPKLVSGRIRKPMIKKNGKFEEVSWDEAIKYTAERLTEIKKKYGPDSIMIAGSARGPGNESNYVLQKFGRCAIGTNNIDHCARVCHGPSVAGLEATLGGGAMTNSIPEIEDAKLIMVFGYNPAEAHPVVARRIVRAKEKGAKLITADPRMTESVRISDLWLQLKNGTNMALVNGFGHVLVNEGLYNKEFIEKYTEGFETYKKQVEKYTPEYVESITGVKAEDIRTAMREYAATDEAMILYGMGVCQFSQAVDVVKGLAALPLLTGKLGRPNVGIGPVRGQNNVQGTCDMGVLPADLPGYQKITNEEAVQKFEKAWGVTLPRKIGTRITEVPHAVLDDNKLKAYYIMGEDPVQSDPHASEIRETMEKLEFVVVQDIFMNKTAMYADVILPATSWGEHEGIYSCADRGFQRIRKAVEPKGDVKVDYEIICELSTAMGYPMSYNNTEEIWNELISLSPLFAGATYEKIERLGSVQWPCPNEESKGSPYLYEGNLFTTPNKKGVLFATEWREPGDKINEEYPLVLSTVREVGHYSVRTMTGNCRALTTLEDEPGYIQMSPEDAKELGIKDGELVKISSRRGSIVSRALVTGRVKKGATYMTYQWWVGACNELTSGHLDPISKTPEFKYCAIKVERIEDQVAAEKKVKEEYDELKKQFGAIK; translated from the coding sequence ATGGAAGAAAAAATTCTTACAACATGTCCATATTGTGGTACAGGCTGTCAGTTGTATCTAGTTGTTAAAGATGGAGAAATTATTAGAGCTGAAGGAGCAGATGGAAGAACAAATGAAGGAACGCTATGTTTAAAGGGGCGTTATGGATGGGACTTCCTAAATGATCCAAAGCTTGTGTCAGGAAGAATTAGAAAGCCTATGATAAAGAAAAATGGAAAATTTGAAGAAGTATCATGGGATGAGGCTATAAAATATACTGCAGAAAGACTAACTGAAATTAAGAAAAAGTATGGACCAGATTCTATAATGATAGCAGGTTCAGCTAGAGGGCCAGGAAATGAATCTAACTATGTACTTCAAAAATTCGGTAGATGTGCAATTGGAACCAATAACATAGATCACTGTGCTAGAGTTTGCCATGGACCTTCAGTTGCAGGACTTGAAGCTACACTAGGTGGTGGAGCAATGACGAATTCAATACCAGAAATTGAAGATGCAAAGCTTATAATGGTATTTGGATATAATCCAGCAGAAGCTCACCCTGTAGTTGCTAGAAGAATTGTTAGAGCTAAGGAAAAGGGAGCAAAGCTTATAACAGCTGATCCTAGAATGACAGAAAGTGTTAGAATATCTGATCTTTGGCTTCAACTAAAAAATGGTACAAACATGGCTTTAGTTAATGGATTTGGACATGTACTAGTTAATGAAGGACTTTACAACAAGGAATTTATTGAAAAGTATACAGAAGGTTTTGAAACATATAAAAAACAAGTAGAAAAGTACACTCCTGAATACGTTGAAAGTATTACAGGGGTTAAGGCTGAGGATATAAGAACAGCTATGAGGGAGTATGCTGCTACAGATGAAGCTATGATTCTTTATGGAATGGGAGTTTGTCAATTCTCACAAGCTGTTGATGTTGTTAAGGGACTTGCAGCACTTCCACTACTAACAGGAAAGCTTGGAAGACCAAATGTTGGTATAGGACCTGTTCGTGGACAAAACAATGTTCAAGGTACATGTGATATGGGAGTTTTACCAGCTGACCTTCCAGGATACCAAAAGATTACAAATGAGGAAGCAGTTCAGAAGTTCGAAAAAGCCTGGGGTGTTACACTTCCTAGAAAAATAGGAACTCGTATAACTGAAGTTCCTCATGCAGTACTAGATGATAATAAGCTTAAGGCTTACTACATCATGGGTGAAGATCCAGTTCAAAGTGATCCACATGCTTCAGAAATAAGAGAAACTATGGAAAAACTTGAATTTGTAGTTGTTCAAGATATATTCATGAATAAAACAGCTATGTATGCAGATGTTATACTTCCAGCTACTTCATGGGGTGAACATGAAGGAATATATAGCTGTGCAGACAGAGGATTCCAAAGAATTAGGAAAGCAGTTGAACCAAAGGGTGATGTTAAGGTAGATTATGAAATAATCTGCGAGCTTTCAACAGCTATGGGATATCCTATGAGCTATAATAATACTGAGGAAATATGGAATGAACTTATAAGTCTTTCTCCACTATTTGCAGGTGCAACATATGAAAAGATAGAAAGACTTGGAAGTGTTCAATGGCCATGTCCTAATGAAGAAAGTAAAGGCTCACCTTATTTATATGAAGGAAACCTATTTACAACTCCTAATAAGAAGGGGGTTTTATTTGCTACAGAGTGGAGAGAGCCAGGAGATAAGATAAATGAAGAATATCCTCTTGTACTTTCAACAGTTAGAGAAGTAGGGCATTATTCAGTTAGAACAATGACAGGTAACTGTAGAGCACTAACTACTCTGGAAGATGAACCAGGATATATCCAAATGAGTCCTGAGGACGCTAAGGAACTTGGGATAAAGGATGGAGAGCTTGTTAAGATAAGTTCAAGACGTGGAAGCATAGTAAGTAGAGCACTAGTTACTGGAAGAGTTAAGAAAGGTGCAACTTACATGACGTACCAATGGTGGGTTGGAGCTTGTAATGAGTTAACAAGTGGTCATTTAGATCCTATAAGTAAGACACCAGAATTTAAATACTGTGCAATTAAGGTTGAAAGAATAGAAGATCAGGTCGCTGCAGAAAAGAAAGTTAAAGAAGAATATGATGAGCTTAAGAAGCAATTTGGAGCAATAAAATAG